From Cotesia glomerata isolate CgM1 linkage group LG2, MPM_Cglom_v2.3, whole genome shotgun sequence, a single genomic window includes:
- the LOC123258434 gene encoding uncharacterized protein LOC123258434 encodes MKNIVYSKMAKIFKAGKEYPADQLDFFRDLDKYELATNHILVSYETRTENAVQNRRVHKTGDPSWNLSEAVYHCVRGIKKSSPKENHDNNRQYCPLKLKIRMNGQQDALVVKEWNHHHNHDPPKIKKNKKSWEKKCKDRINGNQKKGKGKGQKKERTLEEEIIENYLDTLRKNLNSSVDTLKEKLKLLKECGKKIAELDGKDLDFINIDSEDDDGKKSEQLEDEKEEEEMSDSNEQTTEIDKESD; translated from the exons TTTATTCAAAAATGGCCAAAATTTTTAAGGCGGGGAAGGAGTATCCAGCAGATCAGCTGGATTTTTTCAGAGACTTAGACAAGTACGAATTAGCGACAAACCATATACTCGTTTCATACGAGACCAGAACCGAGAATGCTGTCCAAAACCGGCGAGTCCACAAGACTGGAGACCCGAGCTGGAATTTATCCGAGGCCGTTTACCACTGCGTTAGAGGTATTAAGAAAAGCTCTCCTAAGGAAAATCATGATAATAA taggCAATACTGTCCACTGAAGCTCAAGATACGAATGAATGGCCAGCAAGATGCATTAGTCGTTAAAGAGTGGAATCATCATCACAACCATGATCCTCCAAAG ataaaaaaaaacaaaaaatcgtGGGAGAAGAAGTGCAAGGACCGGATAAATGGCAATCAGAAAAAGGGGAAGGGGAAAggacaaaaaaaagaaaggaCACTGGAAGAGGAAATTATAGAGAACTATTTAGAtacattgagaaaaaatttaaattcatcaGTGGACacactgaaagaaaaattaaagctATTAAAGGAATGTGGAAAGAAAATAGCGGAATTGGATGGAAAAgatttagattttataaatattgattctGAAGACGACGACGGGAAAAAGTCGGAACAGTTAGAAGATGAAAAAGAAGAGGAAGAAATGTCAGATAGTAATGAACAAACGACAGAAATTGATAAAGAAAGTGATTAG